Below is a genomic region from Microbulbifer sp. ALW1.
CGCTACAGAAGCATCCGCGGGATATTGACGTGATTGAGACGTTTGGCGCCGTCGCCAAGGAAATGGAAGCCGCGGCTGTAGCCTGGGTGTGCATGTTGAAAGGCACCCCATTTGTGGCGGTAAAGTCCATCACCAACCTGCTCGATCACCCGGGCGAATCCGAAGCACACTTTGTGGAAAACCTGGCCCGGGCTAGCCAGTGCCTGCAGCAGCAAGTCTTGCGGGTATTAACGTATCTTCACGGCAAGACCATTGAACAGCTCTCCGACTAGTTTGCGGCTCCACTTGCTGGCGCCGCGTGCACAGGCCATCCGTTCAATTTTCAGCCCGATCTCGCCGTTTACAAGCCATCTGGTCAAGGCGAGGAACCACTCACTCTAATTAGTCATGATTCCCAAACACCAATACGTAGTTTTAGAAAGCTAAATCAGGTGTGCTCCCACTGTCATATTCCGCTGGCGTAATGGCCATCCCGATAAGTACTTCTGACCAACCATTACACCTTCTATTGGGGGAACCATGACCAAGTTGAATCCACTGGCCGCCGCCATCGCGCTGCTGGCTGCGCCCTGTGCCCTGGCGCAGACCGCCAACGGTAATACATCTCCAGAAACGAGCTTGCAGGAAGAAGTGGTCGTTGTCGGCCATATCGTGCGTGGCGAAATGGCCGCGAGCGAAGCCCAGAGAAATTCCGACCGTATCATCAACGTGATCTCCGCCGACGGCATCGGCAAACTGCCAGACCGCAACGCCGCCGAAGCGGTACAGCGTATTCCCGGTGTATCCATCGAGCGCGACATGGGCGAAGGCCGCTTTGTCGCAGTACGCGGCCTGCCCTCCCAGTGGAGCAGTTCCACCGTCAATGGCAACCGCCTGCCTACCGCCGAACAGGAAACCAGCCACCGCGGTACTGCTTTCGACTTCCTGCCTTCCGAAATGATCGAGCGCGTGGAAGTGAGCAAGGCCATTACCCCGGATATGGATGGCGACGCCATCGGCGGTAACGTCAACTTCGTAACCCGTACTGCACCTGACGAGTTTACCCTGGCCTTCAACGTTGCAGGTGGCACCCACGAGCGTGCCGAGGGGTCCGACTACTCCACCAACCTGACCTACGGTGACCGCTCGGAAGATGGCCGCTTCGGTTACATCGTGAACGCCACTGCATGGAACCGCGAATGGGCCACCGACAACTACGAGCCTCGCCGCGGCAGCGACGGAATCGGTGTGCGCCGCCTGGAACTGCGCGATTACACCGGCACTCGCGACACCTACGGCTTGAACCTGGGCAGCGAGTACCTGCTGGAAGACGGCCGCGTTTATGCCACCGCGCTTTACGGCACCCTGCAGGACGACGAAACCCACTACAAACACCGTCTGCGTTTCGATAAGGACCGCATCGAAGTCCAGCACATCTATAACGAAATGATTACCGAGATGAAGGGGCTGGAATTCGGTGGTGAGCACGCCCTCAGCGACGTAACCAATCTGGAGTGGAAGGCCGCGCACTACGACAACGAATTCCGCTATGACAACCATCCCAACACCGAAGACAATGCCTACTTTGTTGCCCGCTTCGACCAGACCAATGTCGGCTTTGTCGGCCTCGAAGACCGTGGCGCCGGCAACCTGGCCTACAACATCGTCGACGGCGGCCGTGACCCCTGGGATGCCTTCAGCAACCATTTGCCGGAAGACTTTGAGATGGACCCGAGCCAGATGGCGCTCGCCGAAATCCAGCTCTACAAGGGTTACATCAATGAAAAGGACAACATCGTTCTCAGTGCTGACCTGACGCACGATATGAATGGCAGCCTGACGTTGAAGTTCGGTGGCAAGTACCGTGACAAGGAACGCATCTCCACCTATTCCGATGAATTCTACAAGTGGGACACCGCCAACGGCCCGGTGCCGGTACTCGGCGATTTCGCCCTGAGCGACCAGCCCGGACGTACTGATTACCTCGACCAGTTGAGTGTGGCCCTCGCTGACCAGTTCACCAAAGTTGCTTCCGTCGGCGCGATTAAGGATTTCTGGAACAACAACCGTGACAACTTTAATCTCGATACCAATGCCTCCGCGCTGATCGAAAACGGCGGTGCCGGTGGCCGTCACTTCAACGTGTTTGAGAAGCACACCTCCGCGTATGGAATGGCCACTTACACACCGGACGAGCAGTGGACCATCGTCGGCGGCCTGCGCCTGACCCGCACCGACACCGAAGTGGAAGGCTGGGCCTACGAGGTAGATGCCGAGGGCAATGGTTCCGCTGAATTGGTGACCCAGGACAAGAGCTATCTCTCGGTGCTGCCATCGGTACACCTGACCTACGCGGCCACCGACAACCTGAATTACCGCCTGGCAGTGAGCCGCACCTTCGCCCGCCCGGACTTCGGCTAT
It encodes:
- a CDS encoding TonB-dependent receptor, with the protein product MTKLNPLAAAIALLAAPCALAQTANGNTSPETSLQEEVVVVGHIVRGEMAASEAQRNSDRIINVISADGIGKLPDRNAAEAVQRIPGVSIERDMGEGRFVAVRGLPSQWSSSTVNGNRLPTAEQETSHRGTAFDFLPSEMIERVEVSKAITPDMDGDAIGGNVNFVTRTAPDEFTLAFNVAGGTHERAEGSDYSTNLTYGDRSEDGRFGYIVNATAWNREWATDNYEPRRGSDGIGVRRLELRDYTGTRDTYGLNLGSEYLLEDGRVYATALYGTLQDDETHYKHRLRFDKDRIEVQHIYNEMITEMKGLEFGGEHALSDVTNLEWKAAHYDNEFRYDNHPNTEDNAYFVARFDQTNVGFVGLEDRGAGNLAYNIVDGGRDPWDAFSNHLPEDFEMDPSQMALAEIQLYKGYINEKDNIVLSADLTHDMNGSLTLKFGGKYRDKERISTYSDEFYKWDTANGPVPVLGDFALSDQPGRTDYLDQLSVALADQFTKVASVGAIKDFWNNNRDNFNLDTNASALIENGGAGGRHFNVFEKHTSAYGMATYTPDEQWTIVGGLRLTRTDTEVEGWAYEVDAEGNGSAELVTQDKSYLSVLPSVHLTYAATDNLNYRLAVSRTFARPDFGYLTPGSLYREADFELTSGNPEVDPTYSNNLDLMMEYYFERLGLVSAGFFYKDIVDPIFQSVEIGDYKGVDGVTKIRPDNGDNASLMGLELALNRSLDFINPQLQNFGIQANATFMDSEMNIPGREDSVSIPRQADSLYNFGVYYDDSVFAARLAVNHKGAYIEEHGDSKDSDTYYGEYTSLDMTASYTINDSAMVYLELNNLTDEPLYYYLGSDQRPLQYEFYGAKGMLGFNYNF